The Pseudoxanthomonas suwonensis sequence GAGCGCCTGCAGCAGATCTGCGACCAGTACTCCACCGCTTCGGCGCGGCCGGGAGGGCTGGTCCATGGCTGACGCCTTCGCCTGGTTCCGCCAGCGCTTTTCCCATCGCCCCGACAGCGAGCACGGGCAGGCGCTGGTCCGGATCATCCTGATCCTGCTGATCCTGTGCTACGTGCTGCTGCCCTCGTCGCGCGCCGGCCTGGATCCGGGGCAATACCGCGACGTGCTGGTGATCGTGCTGTCCGGCCTGAGCCTGAGCCTGGGCATCTTCGCCTGGCTGCTGGCGCGGCCGGGACGCTCGGACGTGCGCCGGATCGTCGGCATGCTGGCCGACTACGGGCTGATGGCCGCGGGCATGATCCGCATGGGCGAGCCGCTGGCCTGGGTCTACGTGGTGCTGATGTGGGTGACCGTCGGCAACGGCCTGCGCTACGGCAACCGCTACCTGCACCTGGCCGTGGCGATGGCGCTGGCCAGCTTCGGCAGCGTGCTGCTGTTCAACGATTACTGGCGGCAGCCGCAGGTCCAGGGCCTGGGCATCGGCCTGCTGGTCGGCCTGGCGGCGGTGCCGCTGTACCTGTCGAGCCTGCTCAGGCAGCTGACCCGCGCCACCGAGGAAGCGCGGCGCGCGAGCGAGGCCAAGAGCCGTTTCCTGGCCAACATGAGCCACGAGTTCCGCACCCCGCTCAACGGCCTGGCCGGCATGTCCGAACTGCTGGCCACCACCCGCCTGGACGACGAGCAGCGCGAGTGCGTGCGCACCATCCAGGCCTCGACCCGCTCGCTGATGGCGCTGGTCGAGGACGTGCTGGACATCTCGGCGATCGAGGCCGGCAAGCTCAAGCTCAACCTCGAGGACTTCTCGCCGCGCGAGCTGGTGTCCAGCATCGGCCTGATCCTGCAGCCGCAGGCGCGGGCCAAGAACCTCGACTACCTGGTGGTGATCGGCGAGGACGTGCCCGAGACGCTCAACGGCGACGCCGGCCACGTGCGCCAGGTGCTGCTGAACCTGGTCGGCAACGCGGTCAAGTTCACCGACCAGGGCCGGGTCCGGGTCGACGTCGAGGTGGCCGCCGCCACCGCGGACGACACCCGCGCCCGCCTGCGCTTCACGGTCACCGATACCGGCATCGGCATCCCGGCGAAGATGCGCGGGCGCCTGTTCGAGGCCTTCGAGCAGGCCGACGCCGGCCTGGCCCGCCGCTACGGCGGCACCGGCCTGGGTACGACCATCGCCAAGGGCCTGGCCGAGGCGATGGGTGGGCGGATCGGTTTCGAGAGCATGGAAGGCCGCGGCAGCCGGTTCTGGGTCGAGCTCCCGTTCGCCGGCCCCAGCCAGCGGCCGCTGCGCCCGGTCACCGCGTCGGTGACCGAGGTGGAGGGCGAGACCGCGCTGCGCGACGCCGGCGGCAACGTCATCGCCTTCGCCGACCCGTTCCTGCGCCACCGCGCCCGCGTGCGCAGCATGACCCTGCTGGTGGCCGACGACTACGAGGCCAACCGCATGGTCCTGCAGCGCCTGCTGCAGAAGGCCGGCCACCGCGTCACCTCGGTCGATGGCGGCGAGGAGGTGCTCGACGCGATGGCCGCCAGCGAGTACGACGCGGTGATCGTCGACCTGCACATGCCCGGGGTCAGCGGCCTGGACCTGCTCAAGCAGCTGCGGGTGATGCAGGCCGGCGGCGGCCAGCGGACCCCGGTGGTCGTGCTCAGCGCCGACGTGACCCCCGAATCGATCCAGCGCTGCGAGCAGGCCGGCGCCTATGCGTTCCTGGCCAAGCCGGTAGCGGCCGCAAAGCTGCTGGAGACGCTGTCGGACATCGCCGCGCACCGCGGCCGCCGCAGTGCCGCGCTGCCGCCGCGCCAGGGTGGCGCCGACGCGTCCAACGGCGTGCTCGACAGCTCGGTGCTGGACGAACTGGCGGCGATGGGCATGGGCGAGGAGTTCGAGCGCGAGTTCATCGCCCACTGCCTGGCCGACGCCGACGGCTGCATCGGCGCCATGCAGCACGCCGCCGAGGCGGCCGACTGGGCACGCCTGCGCGACCATGCCCACGCGATCAAGGGCGTGGCCGCGAACATGGGCCTGGTCCGGGTGGCCGAGCAGGGCAGCGAGCTGATGCGGCTGGCCGACTGGCAGATCCGCAACGAATGGCGGCAGCGGATCGCGATGCTCAACGCCGCCCTGACCCAGGGCCGCGACGCGCTGATGGCGCGCCAGCAGGCCCGCGGCGTGCGCGACGGCGGCGGCGAACCCGGCTAGCTGCAAACTGCGCCTGCGGCGGCCTGGCCGGCCACCATGCTGTGGGCAAGAGCCTCGCTTCGGCTGGGGGCCGCCGTCCCCTCGGGGTATGGCTTACCCCTCGGTCGGACATCCTGTCCTCAACTCGGGGCCGTGGCACATCCCTGTGCCACTTGCGCCATACCCCGAGGGGACGGCGTCCTCGGGCGGCTTCCAGATCATGGCTTCCATTGGGTGGCGTAGAAGCACCAGGCCAAGGCCCCATTGCTCCGCGACCGGAGCCTAGCGTGCGGGCGTCGAACAGCGAGGACGCTGGCTGTGCCGACGGCGTCGGGTCGCCGGCTGAACCCGGCTCCTACAACAGCTGCGGCGCCGCCGCTCTCCTGTAGGAGCTGACTTCAGTCGGCGACACGGGCGTCGGAATCATGAAGGCGTCGCCTGTGCCGGCGGCGTCGCGTCGCGGGCAAGCCCGGCTCCTACAAGAGCCGGGATCGCAACGCGCGATGGTCACCTGGCGGTAAACGAAGCCACGACCTGGAAGCGCCCCGAAGACGTGGCAGGCCGGGTGTGTTGCGGCAGCGGCCAGAGATGGCCGCGTCGGCGAGTCGGCACATGGATGTGCCGCCGAGACGACCGCAACACACCCGGCCTGCCGCGGCTCAGCCCGAAGCCAGCCACACCAATTGCTCTTGCCGTTGCCTTTGTTCGACGCGGCGCGGGTCCATCCCCGGATCGTCGCAGTACCCCAGAAAAGCGAAGGCCCGGCATCCTGCCGGGCCCGATCTGCCCCCTGACGCCGGCGGCTCGAACTGGCCGCCTTAGGCGATCGATCAGGCGGCTTCCGAACTGGCCCTGCGGGCCTGGGCGCGCACGATGCGCTCCATCGTCCGCAGCGACTTGTCGCCCAGCGCCAGCGCGGTGTCGACCCAGACCTCGGTGATGCCCATCAACTCGTCGTAGCTGACCGGCTGGCCGATCCGGCGCACGGCGTTCATTGCCAGGTGCGAGTGCGGGGCGCGCTGCTGCTGGCGGATCAGGTCCTGCACCGCCGACTCGCCCTGGCCCTTGGGCACCAGCACGTCGACCACGCCCAGGCGGTACATCTCCTCGCTGCTGTAGACCTCGCCGCTGAGGATCATCTTCTCGGCCTGGCGCGCGGTCACGCGCTTGCACAGGAACGAGTAGGCGCCCATGCCCGGGAACAGGCCGAACAGCACTTCCGGCAGGCCCATGCCGACGCCTTCCTCGGCGACGATGGTGTGGCAGGCCAGGGCCATCTCCAGGCCGCCGCCCAGCGCGTCGCCCTGGATCAGGGCCACGGTGTGCATGTCGCCGCCGAAGCCGGTGTGGACGTGGTGCACGCCCTCGACGCAACGGCGGGCGTAGGCCAGCAGACGCTCGCGGTTGCCCTCGCGGATCAGGCGGCCGAACAGTTCCAGGTCGCCGCCGAGGTTGTAGGCCGAGGCGGCCGAGGCGAGCACGAAGTGGCGAAGGCGTCCCTGCTGGCGCTGCGACTCGCGCAGGGTGATCGAGCTCATGTAGCTCCACATGTCCTCGAGCATCTCGAACCGGCAACACGGGCGCGCGCCCTGGCTGGCGTCGGCGTGCATGTACAGCCAGTGGGCGCTGCCATCCGGCGGGGTCTGCACGCGGATGGTGGGATAGGAATGGGTGCGCTGCAGCTTCTCGATGTTGCTCATGGCGTCTTCTCCGGGGGCGGCTGGCCTGCCGGCATGACCCGGCAGGCGGGGGATGTTGCCGGACCATGCTACACCTGAACGGAGAATTAAAAGCACCTGGCCGGTTGGTCCGGAAATCCGCGTGGCGGATTGTTAAAAGGCGACATGACCGGGCCCGGTCCAGGAGGCCGGGCGGGGGTGATCCCCGGGAAGGGCGGCGGGCGCGGCGTGTCATGCCCCCGTGGGGAGAAGGTGCCGCGGAAAACCACGGCCCCGGCGTGTCCGGGGCAGGGCCTGGCCGCCTCAGTGCGCGGCGTCGCCCGTCGTGGCGGCCGGCTTGGAGTCGCGCAGCTCCTTGCGCAGGATCTTGCCGACGTTGGTCTTCGGCAGCTCGGTGCGGAACTCGATCTGGCGCGGCTGCTTGTAGCCGGTCAGCGCGTCCCGGCAGTAGGCCTTGATCTGCTCGGCGGTCAGCGCCGGGTCCTTCTTCACCACGAACAGCTTGACCGCCTCGCCGGAACGCTCGTCCGGCACGCCGACCGCCGCGACCTCCAGCACCCCGGGCATCGCGGCGACCACGTCCTCGACCTCGTTCGGGTACACGTTGAAGCCCGAGACCAGGATCATGTCCTTCTTGCGGTCGACGATGTAGACGAAGCCCTGCTCGTCGATCCGGGCCATGTCGCCGGTGTGCAGCCAGCCGTCGGCGTCGATCACCTTGGCCGTCTCCTCCGGCTTCTGCCAGTAGCCCTTCATCACCTGCGGGCCCTTCACGCACAGCTCGCCGATCTCGCCGGTCGGCAGCACGTTGCCGTCGTCGTCCTTGACGCACACGTCGGTGGACGGGATCGGCAGGCCGATCGAGCCGTTGAACTCGGCGATGTCCAGCGGGTTGATGCACGCCGCCGGCGAGGTCTCGGTCAGGCCGTAGGCCTCGACCAGGGTAACGCCGGTGACCTGCTTCCAGCGTTCGGCCACCGCGCGCTGCACCGCCATGCCGCCGCCCAGGGTCACCTTCAGCGCGGAGAAGTCGACCTCGCTGAAGCCGGGGGTGTTGAGCAGGCCGTTGAACAGGGTGTTGACGCCGGTGATCGCGGTGAAGCGCGCACCCTTGAGCTCCTTGACGAAGCCGGGCATGTCGCGCGGGTTGGTGATCAGGTGGTTGAGGCCGCCCAGTTCCATGAACACCAGGCCGTTCGCGGTCAGCGCGAAGATGTGGTACAGCGGCAGCGCGGTGATGATCACTTCCTTGCCGCGCTCGAGCTTGTTGGCGCCCAGCCAGGCCGAGGCCTGCTGCATGTTCGCCACCAGGTTGCGGTGGGTGAGCATCGCGCCCTTGGCCACGCCGGTGGTGCCGCCGGTGTATTGCAGGAAGGCGATGTCGCCCGGGTCGATGTCCACCTGCGGCAGCGCGTGGCGCTTGCCGATGTCCAGCGCCTCGCGGAAGCGCACCGCGCCGGGGATGTCGTAGTCCGGCACCATCTTCTTCACGTACTTGAGCACGAAGTTGACGATGGCGCCCTTGGGGAAACCGATCATGTCGCCCAGGCCGGTGGTGATCACCTGCTTGAGCGGGGTGTCGGCCAGCACTTCCTGCACGGTGTGGCCGAAGTTGTCGACCACCACGATCGCGGCGGCGCCGGCGTCCACCAGCTGGTGCTTGAGCTCGCGCGCGGTGTACAGCGGGTTGACGTTGACCACGGTCAGGCCGGCGCGCAGCACGCCGAAGGTGGCGATCGGGTACTGCAGGCAGTTGGGCATCATCAGCGCCACGCGATCGCCCTTCTTCAGGCCCAGCTCGCCGAGCAGGTAGGCGGCGAACTGCGTGCTGAGCGCGTCGACTTCGGCGTAGGTCAGGGTCTTGCCGAAGTTGCGGTAGGCGGGATGGTCGCCGTACTTGGAGACGGAGGCGGCGAACACCGCCGATATGGAGCGGTATTCGTCCGGATCGATGTCGGCGGGCACACCCTGCGGATAGCTTTTCAGCCAAGGACGATCCGGATTCATTGCGCCTCCTCCCGAGGTGGTGTGCTTGCTGGCGATCCCGGCAGTCTCGACATTCCGCTGCCGTGGATGGGAGCATACCGTCCCGGATGGAAAAGGCGAAGCCATGACGTACGGATTCGGCGTTTTCAAGGTGCGATACGTGGCCGGCTGCCTGCTGGCCCTGCTGCTGCTGCTCGGCGGCTGCAGCCGCACGCCGCCGGAGCAGCGGCTGCGCGAGCAGCTGGCGTCCATGCAGGAGGCGCTGGAGCAGCGCCAGGCGTCGGCGTTCATGGACGGGGTCGCGGCCGATTTCGCGGGCGATGGCGGCATGGATCGTGCTGCGTTGCAGCAGATCGTGCGCGCGCAGGTGCTGGCCAATGCGCGGATCGGGCTGACGCTTGGCCCGGCCGAGATCGAGGTCAGGGGCGAGCGGGCGACGGTGCGCTTCAGCGCGGTCGCCACCGGTGGCGGCGGGCGCTTCCTGCCCGACCGCGCGCAGGCCTGGGACGTGACCAGCGGCTGGCGCGACGAGGACGGGCAGTGGCGGCTGTACTACGCGGAGTGGACGCCGTTGTAGGAGCGGGCATGACCGCGACACGACGCCCTCGGCACAGGCGACGCCCCCGTGATTCCGACGCCCGTGTCGCCAGCAAGCTGTGCTCCTACAAGTAGAGTCACCGGTAAACAGTTTCTCTGTGGAAGCATCGGCGCAGTGGTTTTTGTAGGAGCCGGGTTCAGCCGGCGACACGACGCCCTCGGCACAGGCGACGCCCTCCGTGATCCCGACGCCCGTGTCGCCCACTGAAGTGAGCTCCTACAACAGGCCGCCGTGGCGGGTGAGGATGCACCGTTTGCGCGGCACTGCCGCGCGGTGCGCCCGAACGCCCCGCGCTGCGTGGGGCTGGGCTTCCGCCCGATCCGCAGCCTATGCGGCCTTTCTGGCGGCGAGTTGCCGGAGTACGTACTGCAACAGGCCGCCGTGGTGGGTGAGGATGCACCGTTTGCGCGGCACTGCCGCGCGGTGCGCCCGAACGCCCCGCGCGCTGCGCGGGGCGGGGCTTCCGCCCGTTCCGGAGCCTATGCAGCCTTTCTGGCGGCGAGCTGGCGGAGCACGTATTGCAACAGGCCGCCATGGCGGAAGTACTCCACCTCCTTCGGTGTCAGCAACAGTACGTGCGCCTGGAACTCGATCACGCGGCCGTCGGCCTTGCGCGCGGTGACCGTGGCGCTCCTGCTGGCGCCGTCGGCCAGGCCGGCGATGGCGTAGACCTCGGTGCCGTCCAGGCCCAGCGACTGCGCGCTTTCCCCGTCCCTGAACTGCAGCGGCAGCACGCCCATGCCGACCAGGTTGGAACGGTGGATGCGCTCGAAGCTCTCGGCGATCACCGCCTTGACCCCGAGCAGGTTGGTGCCCTTGGCCGCCCAGTCGCGCGAGGAACCGGTGCCGTATTCCTTGCCGGCGATCACCAGCAGCGGGGTGCCGTCGGCCTTGTAGCGCATCGCCGCGTCGTAGATCGACATCTTCTCCGGCCCGCTCCCGTCAGCTGCGGGCACGCCGAAGTACAGAGTGTTGCCGCCTTCCTCGCCGCCGAAGAAAAGGTTCTTGATCCGGATGTTGGCGAAGGTGCCGCGGACCATCACGTCGTCGTTGCCGCGGCGGCTGCCGTAGCTGTTGAAGTCGACCGGCTGCACGCCGCGCGACTGCAGGAAGCGGCCGGCCGGCGAGTCCTTCTTGATGTTGCCGGCCGGGGAGATGTGGTCGGTGGTGATCGAGTCGCCGAACAGGCCCAGCACGCGCGCGCCGTGGATGTCGTCGATGCCGCCCACGGCCATGGTCATGCCCTCGAAGTAGGGCGGGTTCTTGATATAGGTCGAGGCATCGTCCCAGACGTACAGCTCGCCGTCGGGCGAGTCGATCGTGTTCCAGCGGGTGTCGCCCTTGAACACGTCGGCGTAGTTCTGCTTGAACATCTCCGGGCCGATGGTGGCGGCGATGACGTCGCCGATCTCCTTGCTGCTGGGCCAGATGTCGCGCAGGAACACCGGCTGGCCGCCGCGGTCCGTGCCCAGCGGCTCGGTGGTCAGGTCGATGTCGGTGGTGCCGGCCAGCGCATAGGCGACGACCAGGGGAGGGGAAGCGAGGTAGTTCATCTTCACTTCGGGGTGCACGCGGCCCTCGAAGTTGCGGTTGCCCGACAGCACCGAGGTCACCACCAGGTCGCCGGCGGCGATGCCCGCGCTGACCTCGACCGGCAGCGGCCCGGAGTTGCCGATGCAGGTGGTGCAGCCGTAGCCGACGATGTAGAAGCCGACCTTCTCCAGCTCCTTCAGCAGGCCGGCCTTTTCGAGATAGTCGGTGACCACCCGCGAGCCCGGGCCGAGCGAGGTCTTCACCCACGGCTTGCGGTCCAGGCCCCTGGCCGCGGCGTTGCGCGCCAGCAGGCCGGCGCCGACCATCACCGCCGGGTTGGAGGTGTTGGTGCAGGAGGTGATCGCGGCGATCACCACCGCGCCGTCCTTGAGCTTGACCGGCTGGCCGTCGAGCTCGACGTGGGCCACGCCCTTGAGCAGGGCCTCGTTGCCGACCGCGGCCGCGCCGCCCTCGGCGATGAAATCGGCTACCTCCGGAGTGCGCCTGTCGCGGTTGGCGGTGAGCGGGGCGACGTTCTCGCGGTAGTTCTGCTTCATGTCGCCCAGCAGCACGCGGTCCTGCGGGCGCTTGGGGCCGGCCAGCGATGGTTTCACATCACCCATGTCCAGGTGCAGGGTGGCGCTGTACTCGGCCTGCGGGCTACCCGGCTCGTGCCACAGGCCCTGGGCCTTCGCATAGGCCTCGACCAGCGCGATCTGTTCCTCGCTGCGGCCGGACAGGCGCAGGTACGTCAGCGATTCGGCGTCGATCGGGAAGATGCCGCAGGTGGCGCCGTATTCCGGCGCCATGTTGCCGATGGTGGCGCGGTCGGCCAGCGGCAGGTGCTGCAGGCCGTCGCCGTAGAACTCGACGAACTTGCCGACCACCCCGTGCTTGCGCAGCATCTGGGTGACGGTCAGGACCAGGTCGGTGGCGGTGGCGCCCTCGGGCAGGCGGCCGGTCAGCTCGAAGCCGACCACCTGCGGGATCAGCATCGAGGATGGCTGGCCGAGCATCGCCGCCTCGGCCTCGATCCCGCCCACGCCCCAGCCGAGCACGCCGATGCCGTTGATCATGGTGGTGTGCGAGTCGGTGCCGAACACGGTGTCCGGGTAGGCCCAGGCTTCGCCATTCTTCTCTGCGGTCATCACCACCCGGGCCAGGTTCTCCAGGTTCACCTGGTGGACGATGCCGGTATTGGGCGGCACCACCTTGAAGTCGGAGAACGCCTTCTGGCCCCAGCGCAGGAAGGCGTAGCGCTCGCGGTTGCGCTCGAACTCGATGCGGCCGTTGATGTCCAGCGCGTCGGCCGTGCCGAACACGTCCACCTGCACCGAGTGGTCGATCACCAGTTCGGAAGGGATCAACGGGTTGATCTGCTCGGGGCTGCCGCCCAGCCGCACCACCGCGTCGCGCATCGCCGCCAGGTCGACCACGCAGGGCACGCCGGTAAAGTCCTGCAGGACCACGCGCGCGGGCATGAACGCGATCTCGGTGTCCGGCTCGGCCTTCGGGTCCCAGGTCGCCACCGCCTCGATGTGCTCCGGCAGCACCGTGACCCCGTCCTCGTGCCGGAGCAGGTTCTCCAGCAGGATCTTCATCGAGTAGGGGAGGCGGGCCAGGTCGTGGCGCTGGCCCAGCTTGGGCAGGCTGGCGTAGGCGTAGCTCTTGCCGCCGACGTCCAGGCGGCTGCGGGTGGCGAAGGAATCGCGCATGGGCGGGCTCCTGTGGCTTTGACGCCGCCAATCCCGGCGGCGGGAAGGGATCACCGCATTATCCCCGCCATTCAATGACAGGGCCGTCGCCTCGGCAATACGCCCTTCGGGGAGGTCGCCGGGCCGCGCTGCAGCCTGGCCATTGTCGGCCGGAATCGCCATGCCGGTTTGAGTATGCATGGAAAAGTATGTATCATTCCGCCATACCGTCCGCGGAGGAAATCCCATGGAAGCCACCGTTGCCGAGCGCGGGCAGATCACCCTGCCCAAGGCCGTACGCGACGCCCTGGGCCTGACCAAGGGCACCCTGCTCAAGGTCGAGCTGGAGGGCGGGCGCATCATCCTGCGCAAGGATGTCAGCAAGGCGCTGCGCGAAGTGCGCGGCAAGTACAAGCTGGTCGACGGAATGACCCGCACCGACGAGGCCATGCGCGCCATCCGCGGCCGTGCGCCGGGGGATCCACTCGATGTGTGAGTCCGGGCACCGCCGCCTTGCCCGTATCCGGAAGCCCGGGCGATGATCGCCCTGGATTCCTCCGTCCTGATCGACATCCTGATCGGCGACGACGTGTTCGCCGAGGCGTCCGAGGCCTGCGTGGGCGAGGCGCTGGTGCACGACGACGTGGTCGTCTGCGAGGCGGTGGTCGCCGAGGTCCAGGCCATGCTCGATACCTCGGTCAGCCTGATGGACCTGCTGGCGCCACTGGGCATCCGCTACCAGCCGCTCGGCGAGGCCGCGGCGATGCGCGCCGGGCACATGAACAAGCGCTTCCGCACCCGCGGCGGCCGCCGCGAGCGGGTCGTCGCGGATTTCCTGGTCGGCGCCCACGCCATGCTCCAGTGCAACGCGCTGATCACCCGCGATGACGCCTTCTACCGCGACTACTTCAAGGGCCTGAAGCTGATCGTGCCCAAGGCCTGAGTCCACGTTCCGATATCCGCCTTTCCATAAGCACCACCCGGAGAACCCCCCATGCTGGAAGCCTACCGCCACCACGCCGCCGAACGCGCCGCCCTCGGCATCCCGCCGCTGCCGCTGAGCGCGCAGCAGACCGCCGAGGTCATCGAACTGCTGAAGGCTCCCCCGGCCGGCGAGGAACAGTTCCTGGTCGACCTGATCACGAACCGCGTGCCCGCGGGCGTGGACGACGCGGCCAAGGTCAAGGCCTCGTACCTGGCCGCGCTGGCCTTCGGCACCGAGGACAACCCGCTGATCAGCCGCGAGCGCGCCACCGAACTGCTGGGCACCATGCTCGGCGGCTACAACGTGCACCCGCTGATCGAACTGCTGGACGACGCCGTGGTCGGCGCGATCGCCGCCGAGGGCCTGAAGAAGACCCTGCTGGTGTTCGACCAGTTCCACGACGTGGAGGAGAAGGCACGCTCGGGCAATGCGCCCGGCAACGCCAATGCCCAGGCCGTGCTGCGCAGCTGGGCCGAGGCCGAGTGGTTCACCGGCCGTCCGGAAGTGCCGCAGAGCCTGACCATCACCGTGTTCAAGGTGCCCGGCGAGACCAACACCGACGACCTGTCGCCGGCCCCGGACGCCACCACCCGCCCCGACATCCCGCTGCACGCGCTGGCGATGCTGAAGAACAAGCGCGAAGGCGCGCCGTTCGTGCCGGAGGAAGACGGCAAGCGCGGCCCGGTCGCCGAGATCCTGAAGCTCAAGGACAAGGGCCACCTGGTCGCCTACGTCGGCGACGTGGTCGGTACCGGCTCTTCGCGCAAGTCCGCCACCAACTCGGTGCTTTGGTTCACCGGCGAGGACATCCCGTTCATCCCGAACAAGCGCTTCGGCGGCGTCTGCCTGGGCAGCAAGATCGCCCCGATCTTCTACAACACCATGGAAGACGCCGGCGCGCTGCCGATCGAGCTGGACGTGTCGCAGATGGAGCACGGCGACGTGGTCGAGCTGCGTCCGTACGAGGGCAAGGCGCTCAAGAACGGCGAGGTGATCGCACAGTTCCAGGTCAAGTCGGACGTGCTGTTCGACGAAGTGCGCGCCGGCGGCCGCATCCCGCTGATCATCGGCCGCGGCCTGACCGCCAAGGCGCGCGAGTCGCTGGGACTGCCGGCCTCGGACCTGTTCCGCCTGCCGCAGCAGCCGGCCGACAGCGGCAAGGGTTTCTCGCTGGCGCAGAAGATGGTCGGCCGCGCCTGCGGCCTGGCCGAAGGCCAGGGCGTGCGCCCGGGCACCTACTGCGAACCGAAGATGACCTCGGTCGGTTCGCAGGACACCACCGGCCCGATGACCCGCGACGAACTGAAGGACCTGGCCTGCCTGGGCTTCTCGGCCGACCTGGTGATGCAGTCGTTCTGCCACACCGCCGCCTATCCCAAGCCGGTGGACGTGAAGACCCACCACACCCTGCCGGAGTTCATCTCCACCCGCGGCGGCATCTCGCTGCGCCCGGGCGACGGCGTGATCCACAGCTGGCTCAACCGCATGCTGCTGCCCGACACCGTCGGCACCGGCGGCGACTCGCACACCCGCTTCCCGGTGGGCATCTCGTTCCCGGCCGGTTCGGGCCTGGTTGCCTTCGCCGCCGCGACGGGCGTGATGCCGCTGGACATGCCCGAGAGCGTGCTGGTCCGCTTCAAGGGCCAGATGCAGCCCGGCGTGACCCTGCGCGATCTGGTCAACGCGATCCCGCTGTACGCGATCAAGGCGGGCCTGCTGACCGTGGCCAAGCAGGGCAAGAAGAACATCTTCTCCGGCCGCATCCTCGAGATCGAAGGCCTGCCGCAGCTGAAGGTGGAGCAGGCGTTCGAGCTGTCCGACGCCTCGGCCGAGCGTTCGGCCGCCGGCTGCACCGTGCGCCTGGACAAGGAACCGATCATCGAATACCTCACCAGCAACATCACCCTGCTGAAGTGGATGATCGCCGAGGGCTACGCCGATCCGCGCTCGCTGGGCCGCCGGATCAAGAAGATGGAGGAGTGGCTGGCCGACCCGCAGCTGCTCGAGCCCGATGCCGACGCCGAGTACGCGGCGGTGATCGAGATCGACCTGGCCGACGTGCACGAGCCGATCGTGGCCTGCCCGAACGACCCGGACGACGTGAAGACCCTGTCCGACGTGGCCGGCGCCACCATCGACGAGGTGTTCATCGGTTCGTGCATGACCAACATCGGCCACTTCCGCGCCGCGGCCAAGCTGCTGGAAGGCAAGCGCGACATCCCGACCCGCCTGTGGGTCGCGCCGCCGACCAAGATGGACGCCAGCGAGCTGACCAAGGAAGGCCACTACGGCACCTTCGGCACCGCCGGCGCGCGCATGGAGATGCCGGGCTGCTCGCTGTGCATGGGCAACCAGGCCCAGGTGCGCGAGGGCGCCACCGTGTTCTCGACCTCGACCCGCAACTTCCCCAACCGCCTGGGCCGCAACTCCAACGTGTACCTGGGTTCGGCGGAGCTGGCGGCGATCTGCTCGCGCCTGGGCCGGATCCCGAGCAAGGCCGAGTACATGGCCGACATCGGCGTGATCAACGAGAAGGGCGCGGAGATCTACCGCTACATGAACTTCGACCAGATCCAGGAGTACCAGGACGTGGCGAACACCGTCGCGGCCTGATCGGCGCCACGCGGCAACCAGGAAACGCCCGGCACCGCCGGGCGTTTCCGTTTCAGGGGCCGACGCGCTGCTCCTGTAGGAGCCCAGC is a genomic window containing:
- a CDS encoding ATP-binding protein, which gives rise to MADAFAWFRQRFSHRPDSEHGQALVRIILILLILCYVLLPSSRAGLDPGQYRDVLVIVLSGLSLSLGIFAWLLARPGRSDVRRIVGMLADYGLMAAGMIRMGEPLAWVYVVLMWVTVGNGLRYGNRYLHLAVAMALASFGSVLLFNDYWRQPQVQGLGIGLLVGLAAVPLYLSSLLRQLTRATEEARRASEAKSRFLANMSHEFRTPLNGLAGMSELLATTRLDDEQRECVRTIQASTRSLMALVEDVLDISAIEAGKLKLNLEDFSPRELVSSIGLILQPQARAKNLDYLVVIGEDVPETLNGDAGHVRQVLLNLVGNAVKFTDQGRVRVDVEVAAATADDTRARLRFTVTDTGIGIPAKMRGRLFEAFEQADAGLARRYGGTGLGTTIAKGLAEAMGGRIGFESMEGRGSRFWVELPFAGPSQRPLRPVTASVTEVEGETALRDAGGNVIAFADPFLRHRARVRSMTLLVADDYEANRMVLQRLLQKAGHRVTSVDGGEEVLDAMAASEYDAVIVDLHMPGVSGLDLLKQLRVMQAGGGQRTPVVVLSADVTPESIQRCEQAGAYAFLAKPVAAAKLLETLSDIAAHRGRRSAALPPRQGGADASNGVLDSSVLDELAAMGMGEEFEREFIAHCLADADGCIGAMQHAAEAADWARLRDHAHAIKGVAANMGLVRVAEQGSELMRLADWQIRNEWRQRIAMLNAALTQGRDALMARQQARGVRDGGGEPG
- a CDS encoding crotonase/enoyl-CoA hydratase family protein: MSNIEKLQRTHSYPTIRVQTPPDGSAHWLYMHADASQGARPCCRFEMLEDMWSYMSSITLRESQRQQGRLRHFVLASAASAYNLGGDLELFGRLIREGNRERLLAYARRCVEGVHHVHTGFGGDMHTVALIQGDALGGGLEMALACHTIVAEEGVGMGLPEVLFGLFPGMGAYSFLCKRVTARQAEKMILSGEVYSSEEMYRLGVVDVLVPKGQGESAVQDLIRQQQRAPHSHLAMNAVRRIGQPVSYDELMGITEVWVDTALALGDKSLRTMERIVRAQARRASSEAA
- a CDS encoding long-chain fatty acid--CoA ligase; its protein translation is MNPDRPWLKSYPQGVPADIDPDEYRSISAVFAASVSKYGDHPAYRNFGKTLTYAEVDALSTQFAAYLLGELGLKKGDRVALMMPNCLQYPIATFGVLRAGLTVVNVNPLYTARELKHQLVDAGAAAIVVVDNFGHTVQEVLADTPLKQVITTGLGDMIGFPKGAIVNFVLKYVKKMVPDYDIPGAVRFREALDIGKRHALPQVDIDPGDIAFLQYTGGTTGVAKGAMLTHRNLVANMQQASAWLGANKLERGKEVIITALPLYHIFALTANGLVFMELGGLNHLITNPRDMPGFVKELKGARFTAITGVNTLFNGLLNTPGFSEVDFSALKVTLGGGMAVQRAVAERWKQVTGVTLVEAYGLTETSPAACINPLDIAEFNGSIGLPIPSTDVCVKDDDGNVLPTGEIGELCVKGPQVMKGYWQKPEETAKVIDADGWLHTGDMARIDEQGFVYIVDRKKDMILVSGFNVYPNEVEDVVAAMPGVLEVAAVGVPDERSGEAVKLFVVKKDPALTAEQIKAYCRDALTGYKQPRQIEFRTELPKTNVGKILRKELRDSKPAATTGDAAH
- a CDS encoding nuclear transport factor 2 family protein, with amino-acid sequence MTYGFGVFKVRYVAGCLLALLLLLGGCSRTPPEQRLREQLASMQEALEQRQASAFMDGVAADFAGDGGMDRAALQQIVRAQVLANARIGLTLGPAEIEVRGERATVRFSAVATGGGGRFLPDRAQAWDVTSGWRDEDGQWRLYYAEWTPL